The following are from one region of the Prevotella communis genome:
- the pepT gene encoding peptidase T — protein sequence MNIIERFLKYTQFDTQSNEESDSVPSTSKQLVFARFLYEELKHEGLEDVTLDDKGYIYATLPANIKDKVPVIGFISHYDTSPDCSGADIKPRIVNNYSGGDIELSEGIYLSPDKFPELLQHTGEDLIVTDGHTLLGADDKAGIAEIVQAMVFLKANKHIKHGKIRVAFNPDEEIGMGAHHFDVEKFGCEWAYTMDGGDVGELEYENFNAASAKITIKGVSVHPGYAKGKMLNASLLAAEFVSMMPANETPETTEGYQGFYHLTGMQTQTEQARLSYIIRDHDREKFEDRKRFIKRVAEEMNAKYGEGTVSIEVCDQYYNMKEKIDPQMHVVDLVLKAMQEAGVAPKIKPIRGGTDGAQLSFKGLPCPNIFAGGINFHGPYEFVPVQSMEKAMQVIVKLCELTAQYNK from the coding sequence ATGAATATTATCGAACGATTTCTGAAGTATACTCAATTTGATACACAATCAAATGAGGAGAGCGATAGCGTGCCAAGCACCAGCAAGCAATTGGTGTTTGCACGCTTTTTGTATGAAGAGTTGAAACATGAGGGACTGGAGGATGTGACCCTGGACGACAAGGGATACATCTATGCCACGCTGCCCGCCAATATCAAGGATAAAGTGCCCGTGATAGGATTCATTTCCCACTATGACACCAGTCCCGACTGCAGTGGCGCCGATATCAAGCCGCGCATCGTGAACAACTACAGCGGCGGGGATATCGAACTGTCGGAGGGTATCTACCTCTCACCAGATAAGTTCCCAGAACTGCTGCAGCATACGGGCGAGGACCTGATTGTGACGGACGGACACACCTTGCTGGGTGCCGACGACAAGGCTGGTATTGCCGAGATTGTGCAGGCCATGGTATTCCTGAAAGCCAACAAGCACATCAAGCACGGTAAGATACGTGTGGCGTTCAATCCCGATGAGGAGATTGGCATGGGTGCCCACCATTTCGACGTAGAGAAATTCGGATGCGAATGGGCCTACACGATGGATGGTGGCGACGTGGGCGAACTGGAGTATGAGAACTTTAACGCCGCGTCTGCCAAGATTACCATCAAGGGCGTGAGTGTTCACCCGGGATATGCCAAGGGAAAGATGCTGAACGCCAGTCTGCTGGCAGCGGAATTTGTCAGTATGATGCCTGCCAACGAGACGCCTGAGACGACGGAAGGCTATCAGGGTTTCTATCACCTCACGGGCATGCAGACACAGACCGAACAGGCCAGACTGTCGTATATCATCCGTGACCACGACCGCGAGAAATTCGAGGACCGCAAGCGTTTCATCAAACGCGTAGCTGAAGAGATGAATGCGAAATACGGCGAGGGAACGGTCAGCATCGAGGTCTGCGACCAGTATTACAACATGAAGGAGAAGATTGACCCGCAGATGCATGTCGTCGACCTGGTACTGAAGGCCATGCAGGAAGCTGGCGTGGCACCCAAGATCAAGCCTATACGCGGTGGTACGGACGGTGCCCAACTCTCGTTCAAGGGTCTGCCCTGCCCCAACATCTTTGCCGGTGGCATCAACTTCCACGGTCCGTACGAGTTTGTGCCTGTACAGTCTATGGAGAAAGCCATGCAGGTCATCGTCAAACTGTGTGAACTCACCGCACAATACAACAAATAG
- a CDS encoding carbohydrate-binding domain-containing protein produces the protein MKKIYSLITALVLTIAVQAQTLNVVSGGVTYQFPAEKAGEMNYASGTTLTIMDKAFAVGDISRMYIDATEVTDNSVRITYDGTTASVSIAGNIAAYVSASVNGGHVSISQANTADIDGDEITYILKGSTENGSLTLDGAYKCTVQLAGITMTNPSGAAITINNKKRIQLSVKKDTENTLTDGASGDQKACIYSKGQLQLQGNGTLNIYGKTAHALKSGDYITIKNLTLNILSAVKDGISCNKYFQMKSGSVSISGVGDDGINVDLEEDDETTAQTEDHEDENSGTLYVDGGTLVINNSAAPTIENGEVKGAKGMKALCMALNAGDITINMSGNASKAIRCGDGTETTSGGNNWGWGGPGGMGGSTKWTDVTGSYTQGKPDGTGPKLTIRQTGSTYSSSSAKGIKAICAVTIYGGETDIYTKSDGSEGLESKTSIDIQGGKHYFQCYDDCINSTGKIMFNGGVTVCYSNGNDAVDSNAGTTGAITIGNGVAFAYTTKGDPEEGFDCDNNSYIQITGTGIGISAGGSQGGGGGRGSSSGNTISNAKQGYAFVTSTISYTKGRYYTLADASGNNLVTYSFDGSCSSKLALFTATGMVKGSTYNVKYSTTEPTDATTAWHGLYLGATHQGTSSVASITAK, from the coding sequence ATGAAGAAGATATATAGCCTCATCACAGCCCTGGTACTCACTATCGCAGTACAGGCTCAGACGCTGAACGTGGTATCGGGCGGCGTCACGTATCAGTTTCCCGCGGAGAAAGCCGGCGAGATGAACTACGCCAGCGGGACCACGCTGACCATCATGGACAAGGCGTTCGCTGTCGGCGATATCAGCAGGATGTATATTGATGCCACGGAAGTGACGGACAACAGCGTCAGGATTACCTACGACGGCACGACGGCAAGCGTCAGCATCGCCGGCAATATCGCCGCCTATGTCAGCGCATCGGTCAATGGCGGGCACGTCAGCATCAGTCAGGCCAACACGGCCGACATCGATGGCGACGAGATAACGTATATCCTCAAAGGCAGTACCGAAAACGGATCGCTGACCCTCGACGGCGCCTATAAATGTACGGTACAGTTGGCCGGCATCACGATGACCAACCCCAGCGGGGCTGCCATCACCATCAACAACAAGAAGCGCATCCAGCTCAGCGTGAAGAAGGATACGGAGAATACGCTCACCGACGGGGCCAGCGGCGACCAGAAAGCATGTATATACAGCAAGGGACAACTGCAACTGCAGGGCAACGGCACGCTGAATATCTACGGCAAGACGGCGCATGCCCTGAAGAGTGGCGACTATATCACCATCAAGAACCTGACGCTGAATATCCTCTCGGCCGTGAAGGACGGTATCTCGTGCAACAAGTATTTCCAGATGAAGAGTGGCAGCGTCAGCATCAGCGGCGTGGGCGACGACGGCATCAACGTGGACCTGGAGGAAGACGATGAGACGACAGCCCAGACAGAGGATCATGAGGACGAGAACTCGGGCACGCTGTATGTGGACGGTGGCACGCTGGTCATCAACAACAGTGCGGCACCCACCATCGAGAATGGCGAGGTGAAGGGTGCCAAGGGCATGAAGGCGCTCTGCATGGCCCTGAATGCGGGCGATATCACCATCAACATGAGCGGTAACGCCTCGAAGGCTATCCGTTGCGGCGACGGCACAGAGACGACAAGCGGTGGCAACAACTGGGGATGGGGCGGTCCCGGCGGCATGGGCGGAAGTACGAAGTGGACGGACGTCACGGGTTCCTACACCCAGGGCAAGCCCGACGGTACCGGTCCGAAGCTGACCATCCGTCAGACGGGTTCTACCTACAGTTCCTCATCGGCCAAGGGCATCAAGGCTATCTGTGCGGTGACCATCTATGGCGGCGAGACGGATATCTACACGAAATCAGACGGAAGTGAAGGTCTGGAGTCAAAGACCAGCATCGATATTCAGGGCGGCAAGCACTATTTCCAGTGCTACGACGACTGTATCAACTCTACAGGAAAGATTATGTTCAACGGCGGCGTCACGGTGTGCTACTCCAACGGTAACGATGCCGTAGACTCCAACGCAGGCACCACGGGGGCCATCACCATCGGCAACGGCGTGGCCTTTGCCTACACCACCAAGGGTGATCCCGAGGAAGGCTTCGACTGTGACAACAACTCGTATATCCAAATTACGGGTACGGGCATCGGCATCAGCGCCGGCGGCAGTCAGGGCGGAGGCGGCGGTCGCGGCAGTTCAAGTGGCAACACCATCTCGAACGCCAAACAAGGCTATGCCTTTGTCACCAGCACCATCAGTTACACGAAGGGTCGCTACTACACCCTGGCAGATGCCTCGGGCAACAACCTCGTGACCTACAGTTTTGATGGGTCCTGTAGCAGCAAGCTGGCGCTGTTCACGGCTACGGGAATGGTCAAGGGCTCCACATACAACGTGAAATACAGTACCACGGAACCTACCGATGCCACCACAGCTTGGCACGGCCTGTATCTGGGGGCCACACATCAGGGAACATCTAGTGTCGCTTCAATAACTGCCAAATAA
- a CDS encoding AMP-binding protein produces METIPSFNKLIQESIIANWDADALTDYKGQTLQFHDVARKIEKVHILFENSGVQKGDKIALCGRNSSQWAVAFIATLTYGAVAVPILHEFMPEQIHNIVNHSDAKLLFAGDYVAGIIDPEQMPHLEGIIRNTDYSLIVSRSEKLTYARENLNALYGQKYPKYFRQEHINYYIEQSPDELALINYTSGTTGFSKGVMIPYRALWSNYDFACNVLGSTIKKGDNIISILPMAHMYGMAFEFLFEFLHGCHVFYLNRTPSPAIIAQAFAEVKPKIIIAVPLVIEKIIRKKVFPKIQNNRMRLLLQMPIISMKVREMICKEVLKAFGDNVYEVIIGGAAFNQEVEQFMHRINFPYTVGYGATECAPIICYSDWHSFVPGSCGRSVIHMEVKIDSPDPATIPGEILARGLNVMLGYYKNEEATAETIDKDGWYHTGDLGTMDVNGNVFINGRSKNMLLGANGQNIYPEEIEDKLNSMAMVVESIVVQRDTKLVALVHPDLDEAKNMGFTMDDLAGIMEQNRNTLNEALPAYEKISEIEIHEEEFAKTPKKSIKRYLYK; encoded by the coding sequence ATGGAAACAATACCAAGTTTTAATAAACTCATACAGGAAAGTATCATCGCCAACTGGGATGCAGATGCGCTGACCGACTATAAGGGACAGACATTGCAGTTCCACGACGTAGCCAGAAAGATAGAGAAGGTGCACATCCTTTTCGAGAACTCAGGCGTACAGAAAGGTGACAAGATTGCACTCTGCGGACGAAACAGCAGCCAGTGGGCTGTGGCTTTCATCGCCACGCTGACCTACGGTGCCGTTGCCGTGCCCATCCTGCACGAATTCATGCCCGAGCAGATTCATAATATCGTGAACCACTCTGATGCGAAGCTGCTCTTTGCCGGCGACTATGTGGCTGGCATCATCGACCCTGAGCAGATGCCTCACCTGGAGGGCATCATCCGCAATACGGACTACTCGCTCATCGTGTCGCGCTCGGAGAAGCTGACCTATGCCCGCGAGAACCTGAACGCCCTCTATGGACAGAAGTATCCTAAATACTTCCGTCAGGAGCATATCAACTATTACATCGAGCAGAGTCCTGACGAGCTGGCCCTGATCAACTATACCAGCGGTACCACAGGCTTCTCAAAGGGTGTGATGATTCCCTACCGTGCGCTGTGGTCGAACTACGACTTTGCATGCAACGTGCTGGGCTCTACGATCAAGAAGGGTGATAACATCATCTCGATTCTGCCCATGGCGCATATGTATGGCATGGCCTTCGAATTCCTGTTCGAATTCCTGCATGGCTGCCACGTGTTCTACCTGAACCGCACCCCGTCGCCTGCCATCATCGCGCAGGCCTTTGCCGAGGTGAAGCCGAAGATTATCATCGCCGTGCCCCTGGTTATCGAGAAGATTATCCGCAAGAAGGTGTTCCCCAAGATTCAGAACAACCGCATGCGCCTGCTCCTGCAGATGCCTATCATCTCTATGAAGGTTCGCGAGATGATCTGCAAGGAGGTGCTCAAGGCCTTTGGCGACAATGTATACGAGGTGATTATCGGTGGTGCTGCCTTCAACCAGGAGGTGGAGCAGTTCATGCACCGCATCAACTTCCCCTACACGGTGGGCTATGGTGCCACGGAGTGTGCCCCGATTATCTGCTACAGCGACTGGCACTCGTTCGTGCCCGGCTCTTGCGGACGTTCGGTAATCCACATGGAGGTGAAGATCGACTCTCCCGATCCTGCTACGATTCCTGGCGAAATCCTGGCCCGCGGCCTGAACGTGATGCTGGGCTACTACAAGAACGAGGAGGCTACGGCAGAGACCATCGACAAGGACGGCTGGTATCACACGGGCGACCTGGGTACGATGGATGTCAACGGCAACGTATTCATCAACGGACGTTCGAAGAACATGCTGCTGGGTGCCAACGGACAGAATATCTATCCTGAGGAGATTGAGGACAAGCTGAACTCTATGGCCATGGTGGTAGAGAGCATCGTGGTGCAGCGCGACACCAAGCTGGTGGCACTGGTACACCCCGACCTCGACGAGGCCAAGAACATGGGCTTCACGATGGACGACCTCGCTGGTATCATGGAGCAGAACCGTAACACGCTGAACGAGGCGCTGCCTGCCTACGAGAAGATTTCGGAGATTGAAATCCACGAGGAGGAGTTTGCCAAGACACCTAAGAAGAGTATCAAGCGCTACCTCTACAAGTAA
- a CDS encoding AMP-binding protein: protein MSSNISFNKYIYDAIINNWDADALTDFQGQTLQFHDVARKIEKLHIVFENCGIEKGDKIAICGRNSAHWAVTFLATLTYGAVVVPILHEFNAEQIHNIVNHSGAKALFVGDFVAKEIDPEQMPALEGIVFLPDFSLMVSRSEKLTYAREHLNMMFGEKYPKAFRKEHVRYHEDSPEELALINYTSGTTGFSKGVMIPYRAIMGNLTFCLRHLGAVVKAGDPMLDILPMAHMYGLAIEFVFGFCNGCHLFFLNRLPSPTLIAQAFTEVRPTLVVSVPLIIEKIIRKKVFPIIQTNKMKLLMAMPIVSTKVKNRICQQVYEAFGGRAYEVIVGGAPLSKEVEQFLMSIGFPITVGYGATECAPLISYRDHKEFAASSCGCPVDDMEVRILSDDPQNIPGEIITRGKHVMLGYYKNEEATQQVIDKDGWYHTGDLGTMDEKQNIFIRGRIKNMLLGASGQNIYPEEIEDKLNSMPMIAESLVVQDGDKLVAMIYPDQDEVVNFSQEELEAVMDQNRENLNAQLPAYSRISRIVLRDEEFQKTPKKSIKRYLYHA from the coding sequence ATGAGCTCAAATATTAGCTTCAACAAGTATATTTACGACGCCATCATCAACAACTGGGACGCTGATGCCTTGACTGATTTTCAGGGACAGACGTTGCAGTTTCACGACGTAGCCCGTAAAATAGAAAAACTTCACATCGTCTTTGAGAACTGTGGCATTGAGAAAGGAGACAAGATTGCCATCTGCGGACGTAACTCTGCCCACTGGGCCGTGACCTTCCTGGCAACCCTGACCTACGGAGCCGTGGTAGTACCCATCCTCCATGAATTCAATGCCGAGCAGATCCATAACATCGTGAACCACTCTGGCGCCAAGGCCCTCTTCGTGGGCGACTTCGTGGCCAAGGAGATTGACCCTGAGCAGATGCCCGCACTTGAAGGTATCGTGTTCCTGCCCGATTTCTCATTGATGGTATCACGTTCTGAGAAACTGACGTATGCCCGCGAGCATCTGAACATGATGTTTGGCGAGAAGTATCCCAAGGCTTTCAGGAAAGAGCACGTACGCTATCACGAGGATTCGCCCGAGGAACTGGCGCTGATCAACTATACCAGCGGTACCACGGGATTCTCGAAGGGCGTGATGATTCCCTATCGCGCCATCATGGGCAACCTGACCTTCTGTCTGCGCCATCTGGGTGCGGTAGTGAAGGCCGGCGACCCCATGCTCGACATCCTGCCCATGGCCCACATGTATGGTCTGGCCATCGAGTTTGTGTTCGGTTTCTGCAACGGTTGTCACCTGTTCTTCCTCAACCGCCTGCCATCGCCCACGCTGATTGCCCAGGCCTTCACGGAGGTACGCCCTACCCTGGTGGTATCGGTACCCCTGATTATCGAGAAGATTATCCGCAAGAAGGTGTTCCCCATCATACAGACCAACAAGATGAAACTGCTGATGGCCATGCCTATCGTATCCACGAAGGTGAAGAACCGCATCTGTCAGCAGGTGTACGAGGCCTTCGGCGGCCGCGCCTACGAGGTCATCGTGGGTGGTGCGCCCCTGTCGAAAGAGGTGGAGCAGTTCCTGATGAGCATCGGATTCCCCATCACCGTGGGCTATGGAGCCACGGAGTGTGCCCCGCTGATCAGCTATCGCGACCATAAGGAGTTTGCCGCCAGCTCATGCGGCTGTCCGGTGGACGACATGGAGGTGCGCATCCTGAGCGACGACCCGCAGAACATCCCCGGCGAGATTATCACACGCGGCAAGCACGTGATGCTGGGCTACTACAAGAACGAGGAAGCCACGCAGCAGGTCATCGACAAGGACGGCTGGTATCACACGGGCGACCTGGGTACGATGGATGAGAAGCAGAACATCTTTATCCGCGGACGTATCAAGAACATGCTGCTGGGTGCCAGCGGACAGAATATCTATCCTGAGGAGATTGAGGATAAGCTGAACTCCATGCCGATGATTGCAGAGAGTCTGGTGGTGCAGGACGGCGACAAGCTGGTGGCAATGATCTATCCCGATCAGGACGAGGTGGTGAACTTCTCACAGGAGGAACTGGAGGCCGTGATGGACCAGAACCGCGAGAACCTGAACGCCCAGTTGCCTGCCTACAGTCGCATCAGCCGCATCGTGCTGCGCGACGAGGAGTTCCAGAAGACACCTAAGAAGAGCATCAAGCGTTATCTTTATCATGCATAA
- a CDS encoding ABC transporter permease, with translation MNFPLFIAKRIYSDKGDRRKVSRPAIRIATIGVAIGLAVMIITVSVVLGFKHAIREKVAGFGSHIQVYNVQATGYPICINDSTLAAYEAVEGVRHAERFAMTQGILKTDEDFLGVMLKGIGQEYDTTFISENLVEGTLPQFSDKKTKYPLVISKSIAKKLRVKTGDKLFAYFIGQDDVRARRFTICGIYQTNMKRFDDQICLTDLYVTQRLNGWDSLQCSGAELLVNDFEQLKPTNMNVLRALKGQTDRDGNTSVSYSITEVYPQVFSWLELLDVNVWIILGLMVSLAGFTMISGLLIIILERTQMIGILKALGAGNGSIISTFMYYGIMITGRGMLWGNVLGIGLVLLQQYTGIITLDAQTYYVSEAPMELNPLLILLINLQTIMSCAVVLLLPCILILFIHPARSMHYE, from the coding sequence GTGAACTTCCCATTATTCATAGCCAAGAGAATTTATAGCGACAAGGGCGACCGCCGCAAGGTGAGCCGCCCGGCTATTCGTATAGCTACCATCGGCGTGGCCATAGGACTGGCTGTGATGATTATCACGGTGAGCGTGGTGCTGGGCTTCAAACATGCCATCCGCGAAAAGGTGGCAGGCTTCGGCAGTCATATACAGGTGTACAACGTGCAGGCTACGGGCTACCCCATCTGCATCAATGACAGTACGCTGGCGGCCTACGAGGCGGTAGAGGGCGTGCGCCATGCGGAGCGCTTCGCCATGACGCAGGGCATCCTGAAGACCGACGAGGACTTCCTGGGCGTGATGCTGAAAGGTATCGGACAGGAATACGACACGACCTTTATCAGCGAGAACCTGGTAGAGGGAACGCTGCCGCAGTTCTCGGACAAAAAGACCAAATATCCGCTGGTCATCTCGAAGAGCATCGCCAAGAAACTCCGCGTGAAGACGGGCGACAAGCTGTTTGCCTACTTCATAGGCCAGGACGACGTGCGCGCACGCCGGTTCACCATCTGCGGCATCTACCAGACCAACATGAAGCGCTTTGACGACCAGATATGCCTGACGGACCTGTACGTGACGCAGCGGCTCAACGGATGGGACAGTCTGCAATGCTCGGGTGCCGAGTTGCTGGTCAACGACTTTGAACAGCTGAAGCCTACGAACATGAACGTGCTGCGCGCGCTGAAGGGACAAACCGACCGCGACGGCAACACCAGCGTGAGCTACAGCATCACGGAGGTGTATCCGCAGGTGTTCTCCTGGCTGGAACTGCTGGATGTCAACGTGTGGATTATCCTGGGACTCATGGTCTCGCTGGCTGGATTCACCATGATCAGCGGCCTCCTTATTATTATATTGGAACGCACGCAGATGATTGGCATCCTGAAGGCACTGGGCGCAGGCAACGGCAGCATCATCAGTACTTTCATGTACTATGGCATCATGATTACCGGGCGCGGCATGCTGTGGGGCAACGTGCTGGGCATAGGACTGGTACTGCTACAGCAATACACGGGCATCATCACGCTCGACGCCCAGACATACTATGTGAGTGAGGCACCCATGGAACTGAATCCGCTGCTGATTCTACTCATCAATCTGCAGACAATCATGTCGTGCGCCGTGGTACTTCTGCTGCCCTGTATTCTGATACTTTTCATCCATCCGGCACGCTCGATGCACTACGAATAA
- a CDS encoding pyridoxal phosphate-dependent aminotransferase, which yields MPEISVRGLEMPESPIRKLAPLAVAAKKRGTKVYHLNIGQPDLPTPQVGLDALKQIDRSILEYSPSQGYQSYREKLVGYYAKYNINVTADDIIITSGGSEAVLFAFLSCLNPGDEIIVPEPAYANYMAFAISAGAKIRTIATTIEEGFSLPKVEKFEELINERTRAIMICNPNNPTGYLYTRREMNQIRDLVKKYDLYLFSDEVYREYIYTGSPYISACHLEGIEQNVILIDSVSKRYSECGIRIGALITKNKEVRAAVMKFCQARLSPPLIGQIVAEASLDAPEDYYRDVYDEYVERRKCLIDGLNRIPGVYSPIPMGAFYTVAKLPVDDAEKFCRWCLSEFEYEGQTVMMAPAAGFYTTPGAGINQVRIAYVLKKEDLMKALVVLQKALEAYPGRVMEK from the coding sequence ATGCCAGAAATATCAGTACGAGGACTGGAGATGCCAGAGTCGCCAATCAGAAAATTGGCTCCGCTGGCTGTTGCCGCAAAGAAACGCGGAACGAAGGTGTATCACCTGAACATTGGTCAGCCCGACCTGCCCACACCGCAGGTGGGACTGGATGCGTTGAAGCAGATAGACCGTTCTATCTTGGAGTACTCACCATCGCAGGGCTATCAGAGCTACCGCGAGAAACTGGTGGGCTACTACGCGAAATACAACATCAACGTCACGGCCGATGATATCATCATTACCAGCGGCGGTAGTGAGGCGGTGCTCTTCGCGTTCCTGTCGTGCCTGAATCCTGGCGACGAGATTATCGTGCCAGAGCCTGCCTATGCCAACTATATGGCCTTCGCCATCTCGGCCGGTGCCAAGATACGCACCATCGCCACGACGATTGAGGAAGGCTTCTCGCTGCCCAAGGTGGAGAAGTTTGAGGAGCTGATCAACGAGCGCACACGTGCCATCATGATCTGCAACCCCAACAACCCCACGGGCTACCTGTACACCCGCCGCGAGATGAACCAGATACGCGACCTGGTGAAGAAATACGACCTGTATCTCTTCTCTGACGAGGTGTATCGCGAGTATATCTACACCGGTTCGCCCTATATCTCGGCCTGTCACCTGGAGGGCATCGAGCAGAACGTGATCCTGATTGACTCCGTGTCGAAGCGCTACTCTGAGTGCGGTATCCGTATCGGTGCGCTGATCACTAAGAATAAAGAGGTACGCGCAGCCGTGATGAAATTCTGTCAGGCCCGCCTCTCTCCCCCACTCATCGGACAGATTGTGGCCGAGGCATCGCTGGATGCACCCGAGGACTACTATCGCGACGTGTATGATGAGTACGTGGAGCGCCGTAAGTGCCTGATTGACGGACTGAACCGTATTCCCGGCGTCTATTCGCCTATCCCCATGGGCGCTTTCTATACCGTGGCCAAACTGCCTGTTGACGATGCGGAGAAGTTCTGCCGCTGGTGCCTGTCGGAATTTGAGTACGAAGGACAGACGGTGATGATGGCTCCCGCAGCCGGTTTCTACACCACGCCAGGCGCAGGCATCAACCAGGTGCGTATAGCCTACGTGCTGAAGAAGGAGGACCTGATGAAGGCACTCGTGGTGCTGCAGAAGGCTCTGGAGGCTTATCCGGGGAGGGTCATGGAAAAGTAA
- a CDS encoding serine/threonine-protein kinase, protein MNFEEMLNVQEGQKPHRESTPLGSYYRRQVDGKYRYVIELRPELTDSIVFCEALKQEQQWSVRQRGKQQLHYEVHQDSNDQLYELELEQGQFLTLASLLDQNPAALAGKGFVDSIVKPLIEFGAKLNEEGVFQLCYAPNNIFVRKSDNHPFLLSHGSFYKAMTDQKALFAGAEDYVAPEVLAGEEATGRSDVYSLGKLIAFLYEQGSMPFEYKQVVKKATAEEPRKRYKSLDEMHKAISQKRSMRRSAVLMAASVLVSLLAVYIYVDTLPEVTNNIEFVEPAKQQTNDLFSSDELEEDTAFLADTIDLSDEALMQKAEMIYRKRYQKAADEILSKVYNSKHMGSSEKTFMANSQSMAEELLKVQKELAGEAGLPDGLAGRIGHEIVEQLTQQKQKGLSRHGYIKAKENDNK, encoded by the coding sequence ATGAATTTCGAGGAAATGCTGAATGTTCAGGAAGGACAGAAACCCCACCGTGAGTCAACCCCGCTGGGCAGTTACTATCGCCGTCAGGTGGATGGTAAATACCGCTATGTCATTGAGTTAAGACCGGAGCTGACCGACAGTATCGTGTTCTGCGAAGCCCTGAAGCAGGAACAGCAGTGGTCTGTGCGCCAGCGTGGCAAGCAGCAGCTCCACTACGAGGTGCATCAGGACAGCAATGACCAGCTCTATGAACTCGAACTGGAGCAGGGACAGTTCCTGACGCTGGCATCTCTCCTCGACCAGAATCCCGCTGCCCTGGCCGGCAAGGGGTTTGTGGACAGCATCGTGAAACCGCTGATTGAGTTTGGTGCCAAGCTCAATGAGGAGGGCGTGTTCCAGCTCTGCTATGCGCCCAACAATATCTTTGTGCGCAAGAGCGACAATCATCCCTTCCTGCTCTCCCATGGCTCGTTCTATAAGGCCATGACCGACCAGAAGGCACTCTTTGCCGGGGCCGAGGACTATGTGGCTCCCGAGGTGCTTGCCGGTGAGGAGGCTACCGGGCGCAGCGATGTCTATTCCCTGGGTAAGCTCATCGCTTTCCTCTACGAGCAGGGCTCCATGCCTTTCGAGTATAAGCAGGTGGTGAAGAAGGCCACGGCCGAGGAGCCCAGGAAGCGCTATAAGTCGCTCGACGAGATGCACAAGGCTATCAGTCAGAAGCGCAGTATGCGACGCTCTGCCGTGCTGATGGCTGCCAGCGTGCTCGTCTCTCTGCTGGCCGTCTATATCTATGTAGACACGCTGCCCGAGGTTACTAACAATATAGAGTTCGTAGAACCGGCTAAACAGCAGACTAATGACCTCTTTAGTAGTGACGAACTGGAGGAGGATACGGCATTTCTGGCTGATACAATAGATCTCTCTGATGAAGCGCTGATGCAAAAGGCTGAGATGATTTACCGTAAGCGTTACCAGAAAGCTGCCGATGAGATTCTTTCGAAGGTTTATAACAGCAAACACATGGGGTCGTCTGAGAAGACCTTCATGGCCAATTCTCAGTCTATGGCCGAGGAACTGCTCAAGGTGCAAAAAGAACTGGCTGGCGAGGCTGGCTTGCCCGACGGTCTGGCTGGCCGCATCGGTCACGAGATCGTGGAGCAGCTCACCCAGCAGAAGCAAAAGGGGCTCAGCCGTCATGGCTATATCAAGGCAAAGGAAAATGATAATAAATAG
- a CDS encoding DUF4494 domain-containing protein: MRSRTATWFECKIRYEKTMEDGMQKKVTEAYVVDALSFSEAEERIIEEMSSYISGEFNVTDIKKAPYGEIFFSDQEMADRWYKAKLQFITLDEKTEKEKRSNVNYLVQAGSFNGAVKNLEEVMGGTMIDYSIVSVNETTLMDVFEHLAKASKQDDKPEYEG; the protein is encoded by the coding sequence ATGAGAAGTAGAACAGCAACATGGTTTGAATGCAAGATTCGTTATGAGAAGACAATGGAAGATGGTATGCAGAAGAAGGTCACCGAGGCTTATGTGGTGGATGCCCTGAGCTTCAGCGAGGCCGAGGAGCGTATCATCGAGGAGATGTCTTCATATATCAGTGGTGAGTTCAATGTCACCGACATCAAGAAGGCGCCTTATGGCGAGATCTTCTTCAGCGACCAGGAGATGGCCGACCGCTGGTACAAGGCAAAACTGCAGTTTATCACGCTCGACGAGAAGACTGAGAAGGAGAAGCGCTCTAACGTGAACTACCTGGTTCAGGCCGGTTCGTTCAATGGTGCCGTGAAAAACCTGGAAGAGGTGATGGGTGGCACCATGATCGACTATTCTATCGTCAGCGTCAACGAGACCACGCTCATGGATGTTTTCGAGCACCTGGCAAAGGCCAGTAAGCAGGACGATAAACCCGAATACGAAGGGTAA